The nucleotide window CCATCCACGCCTCCGACATCGGCATCACCCCTTCGAGCGACGGGCGGGTGATCCGCCTCAACGTTCCGCCGCTCTCGGGCGAACGGCGTCGGCAGCTTGCCCAGCACGTCCGCCAGCTCGGCGAACAGGCCAAGGTCTCGATCCGCAACGCGCGGCGCGACGCCAACAAGCAGATCGACCAGGAGCAGAAGGGCGGCGATATCCCGGAAGACAATGCTGAGACGGCCAAGGAAGAGATCCAGAACCTGACCAAGAAGTACGAAACCGAGGTGGACGAGACCGCTGCGGCGAAGATCAAGGAGATCGAGGAGATATAGTCTCCTTCGGAAGACGGCGCGACTTCGTCTTGAAGTGGCACGGAGCACGCGGGAAGGAAGACATCAGAAGCCGGAATAGAAGAGATGCCGGTGCCGGCGGATCTGTACCACCCTCTGAATCGCGATTTTCCACATTGAATCGGCCTGTATGTGGGAATAAAATAATGGTTTCCCTTGTGCCTCAGGCACTTGGCAGAGCCGCAAATCTCTAGAGTATCCAGTTAGGAGCATCGAGAATGGCAGTCAGTCTCGCCGTCGTCGGGGCCACCGGGGCCGTCGGGCAGGAGTTCATCAAGGTCCTGGAACGCCGCAACTTCCCGGTGGGGCGGGTCAAGTTCCTCGCGTCCAGCCGTTCGGCGGGCAAGGAGGTACGCTTCAAGGGCCAGGCCCATAGCATCGAGGAACTGACGAAAAAGAGCTTCCAGGGCGTCGAAGTGGCCCTGTTCAGCGCCGGCGGGTCGATCAGCAAGGAATTCGCGCCGGCTGCGGTTGACGCCGGGGCGATCGTGGTCGACAATTCCAGCGCGTTCCGGATGGACCCGAACGTGCCGCTGGTCGTTCCGGAGGTCAACCCTCAGGACGTCGCAGAGCACCAGGGCATCATCGCGAATCCGAACTGCTCGACGATCATCATGGTCGTGCCGGTCTGGCCGCTGCACAAGGCCAACCGGGTTGTGCGGCTGGTGGCTTCGACCTATCAGGCGGCCAGCGGGGCCGGCTGGAAGGCCATGGCGGAGCTTCAGCAGCAGACGGCCGACGTGCTGGCGGGCAAGGCGCCCAAGCCGGTGGTCATTCCGCACGTCTACGCCTTCAACCTATTTTCGCACAACAGCAAAATCAGCGAGAACGGCTACAACGAGGAAGAGGTCAAGATGGTCAAGGAAACCCGCAAGATGTTCCACGACGAGCGGATCGCGATCACCGCGACCTGCGTGCGGGTGCCGGTGCTGCGGGCGCACAGCGAGTCGCTGAACCTGACCTTCGAGAAGCCGATGACCGAAGACCAGGTGCGGCAGATCCTCGCCTCGGCGCCGGGCGTCAAGATCGTCGATGACCGGCAGAAGAACTACTTCCCGATGCCGCTGGACGCTTCGGACCAGGGCGACGTGCTGGTCGGCCGGATCCGGCAGGATATCTCCCAGCCGGACGGCAGGGGGATCGACATTTTCATCAGCGGCGATCAGCTCCTCAAGGGCGCGGCCCTCAACGCCGTCCAAATCGCTGAGTTGCTTCCGGTGGTCAAAGCGGCCAAGGCGTAAGTTGGCTGATTGGGATGACGTGTAGGTGACCAAGGGCGATCCCAGGATCGCCCTTGTTGCTGTGTGGCCTTGAGATGATTGATGCAATCATCGTGTGTATTTGTCTCAGTATAAGCGATACTAATAACATCGATGTCCGAACGCAACATCAAAATCATCGTCGCCTACGAGGGCACCAACTACAAGGGTTGGCAGCGTCAGAAGGACGCGGTCACCGTCCAAGGCACGATTGAGGCCGCCCTTGCGGATATTATCGGACGTTGGGTCAGGGTTCATGGGGCCAGCCGGACCGATGCCGGGGTCCACGCCGAGAGCCAGGTGGCCCATTTTTACGTCGATTCGCCGATTCCGGATGAGGCGTTCGCGTGGCTGTTGAGCGGCCGGCTGCCCGGGGATATCGTGGTCCGGTCGGCCCGGACCGTGCCGCGGGATTTCGATGCGTCGACCGATGCGGCGTGCAAGACGTATCTGTACCGTTTTTACACCGGTAGGGTGCGCGAAGTGCAGTTTTTCCGCCGCCGCTGGCGTACCGGGACGGATCTGGAC belongs to Phycisphaerae bacterium and includes:
- the frr gene encoding ribosome recycling factor, with the translated sequence MPVDDIQLEAEASMSDAVDFLKSELRGIRTGRASTALVEHIRVQYYGTPTELRQMAQISTPEGNLIVIKPFDASVLKEIEKAIHASDIGITPSSDGRVIRLNVPPLSGERRRQLAQHVRQLGEQAKVSIRNARRDANKQIDQEQKGGDIPEDNAETAKEEIQNLTKKYETEVDETAAAKIKEIEEI
- a CDS encoding aspartate-semialdehyde dehydrogenase, producing MAVSLAVVGATGAVGQEFIKVLERRNFPVGRVKFLASSRSAGKEVRFKGQAHSIEELTKKSFQGVEVALFSAGGSISKEFAPAAVDAGAIVVDNSSAFRMDPNVPLVVPEVNPQDVAEHQGIIANPNCSTIIMVVPVWPLHKANRVVRLVASTYQAASGAGWKAMAELQQQTADVLAGKAPKPVVIPHVYAFNLFSHNSKISENGYNEEEVKMVKETRKMFHDERIAITATCVRVPVLRAHSESLNLTFEKPMTEDQVRQILASAPGVKIVDDRQKNYFPMPLDASDQGDVLVGRIRQDISQPDGRGIDIFISGDQLLKGAALNAVQIAELLPVVKAAKA
- the truA gene encoding tRNA pseudouridine(38-40) synthase TruA, whose translation is MSERNIKIIVAYEGTNYKGWQRQKDAVTVQGTIEAALADIIGRWVRVHGASRTDAGVHAESQVAHFYVDSPIPDEAFAWLLSGRLPGDIVVRSARTVPRDFDASTDAACKTYLYRFYTGRVREVQFFRRRWRTGTDLDPAAMHQAAQYIVGTHDFKGFASAKDMRETTVRTVMSARAWRVADDEIDFEITADRYLYQMVRTLAGTLAEIGRGRWQPEKMAQILASRDRTTAGPTAPPNGLCLMHIEYHKNLAIPLDIGG